The DNA region AAAATCCAAGAAAAGTATAACCTTGAAATCATGCGCACTTGGCTGAGATCAGAGACAAATGAAGATAGTGTTCCATATACGGTTAAATAGAAGACTCAGTTGTTATCCTTACGCTAGGTTTAGAAACTTGTATGTCATTCAAGAATAAGTGCGAGACTAGATAAAAACAACAAAGGGTTAGGTTTCTGGACACATCTAATAGTCTTAAAAGAATATTAATGACAAACTAATAATCGCATGGAAAATGACACGGATAGATAAGATTCGTAAAGCAAATCCTATTTAGTTTGGATTGATCCTCAGCTGATTGATTGACTTGGTACAGGAAAATTTGTAGAGAGCAAGGCCAAGGAGTGCAACATTTTGTCATCTCAAGtttaaagaacatgaaaaagAGACCAACCTATGAAAAAATGATTTACTCACCACAAATTGTATGATGCCAGTAGGGACCAATTTAGTGTTCTGCATTAGTTTATGAAATTAGCTTCAGAATAATAACAAGGTCTGGTCATTGTGCAGAAAAACAAGAGCTAAATATCATGAGCCAACGATTTAAGTTTTTAGTATTAGACTTCGGGAAGGAAAAATGTTGTAAATACTCAATAAAAATGATGCCTTAGCTGAGGAGCTTTGTCCATCGAATGATTTCCATCGTTCGTACTGTTACAAGTGAATCAAGCATGTCTCACACCTCCTGAGTCAACCTATCCTTATACTTCAAAGAGGTGGGAGGTTGACACcttgttttcccttttcttttttcctatgGTATCTTCTAGTTTCAAGATCAGCTTATGAATACCTCCAGGTATGCAAATTACCAGCTACGACGGTAAAGCCTCTGTAGATCCTTGCAGTGCATACATGTCCATGGAAACAATGGAGGATCCAGACAATAGGAATGAATACAGAGAGTCTCGCAGAGATGACATTTGACTAGTAGGTCCTCTGGTTCTCGACAAGAGCATTGACAACAGACCGGAGTTCTTGATGACTACATAAACCGAAACGACAAATAAAAGTGAGCTCGGCAAACTGAAACGCAAGATACAAACACATAACATACTTCACTCCTGTTCTTCTcttctttgtgaatgtttggacAGACACAGGCTTTAGGAAAAAAGTAAAGCAACTCACGGAAATCATCAGAACATGTAGAATAAACAACTgcaatgaaaaaaattattctagAGTCTTTTCATGTTGCGGTATCGCACACtgaaataaataacatagctgTTTTGCCATTCAATCCTACCGAGACTAGCCCTAAAGAGCAGTTTTTTGATGTACCACTCTGTTACTCATTTTACTTAAGGCGTATTTCAACCACAACAGCCATTAAGGATAGACAATGACAATACATATGGAACTCATGGCAGGTGTGACCTCCAACATTCAGGCTGTATCTCGTTCCGTATTTGCAAACGAGATACTTTAACCTACATCTTTggcttcaacctatattaactAGATAGAAGTTTTCAAGCGTAAAATTGTTTTCTTGGTTACTGGTTTTAGAAAAGTCTACAGTGCCAAAGGGAACAGCCCTAAGTCGGCTGTGGACAGGTAGTTCCATAAGTAACCATGCTTCAACAACAGTGTGAGGGCAGCTTTTTAATACAAATTATGAAGAATCAGATGAGCATCAGAAGTAAGAACCTACTTTGATCTATAACATTGAATAGCTTGATACAGGAAACTAATATGTCCCAGTCACACTCATTACACCAAAAGGGGAATAGGCTATTCATGCATCCGACTTTTGTCTGCACCTGTAGGAAGAGAAGGCACATGGATGCAGAAAAGGTAACCAATATTATGGTAATACATGTTCTTGGATGGCAATGATGAGATATAGATATTCACATCAATTACAGCACAAACAAACAGGAGGTAATGTTCTCCACCATACAGAATAGAATGAAAACTGTCATTGAACTTACATTAGAAGGGAATCTTGGTGTTTCACCCACGGGAAGTATATATATGTCCATTTCTGGATTGTGGTCCGGAATAGTTTGGGTGTATATCTTCTGATCAGCAGGAATTGCATCATCAACCTTTCTAATGGCAACAAAACTAGCCTTGCACAGAGGGCATGTTGAAACTTTTCTGCTTGATGCCTATGATGAAGGCATTGTGGAAAGTAAATATCAATtgcaacaaaaaagaaacatcCAAGAATCAGAAGCTGCACTTGCATGCACAGATTAAATTATAACATCTCATCACGATGACATGCCAAAAttggaaatgagaagaaaactTCCACCAGACAAAATTGAAAAGACAGATAGGAAGATTTACCATATGATTGGCCCACGTCTGGATGCATGAGAAACAAAAACGATGACCACAGGGAAGCGCCCCCCTGGATGAACTAAAATCTGTCCAACATATGACACAGGATAATGCGGTTGATGTAGACAATTTGCACATATTATCACTCTCATTTTGGACCCCATCAACAGCTGGGCATGGCTCTTGTTGATTTCCAGTGAGGTTAGACGAGGCACCTTCGACATGTAAACTAAGAAGTCTGTTAACTTCAGTTTCCTCAATACCATCTAGGTCTATTCTACTTGGCTCCGACTCATAGCAGCTAAAACAAGATCCATGACTGTTGTTCACAGAGATTTCAGGCATTTCAACATCCAAGTTGTAAAATTGAGCTGAAGATTCAGGTTCCTGACGAGCTGGTATTCGGGATTTCTGTTTATCTGAACACGGAATAATCTCCACAGGATCGCCATAATTGTTCTTCTTCACCAATCTACGACTTCTGCGAGAAGTTTCTGAAAATTCAGAACTTCTCTTCTTGGGTTTAAGCGATGCTGAAGAGGGAAAATTCAGTTCTTCAATCTACacgaaaaaaaaataggaaaagaagAGTATCAATTAAAGTTTGGAAAGTAATGCATCAAATAATGACAGTCATAATTGTTATTACCTCTGTCCTATGTGAGCCTTGTAACGAGTGCTCATCAGAACAATATTTGCTGCTGGAGGGGTGATCCTTGTTCGTAATATTGGCATTTGATTTCCTCCTTGGTCTATCCTTGTGTTTACCCATCTCAGGAAACAAATTCTGCAACCAGTACCATACAAGCAAGAAATGAAGCTGTGTTTTATAATGGTTTTATATAGATATGTTTCGGCACACATTTTACAGTACAATATATATCCAATAAGTAGAGTCATGGAGAAGTTTGGACGAACATTTCTataaagtaatattttaaatCGGAATGCAATTTAAGAGTACATATGCACACTTGAACTAAACTGAATCAACGTGTTGTTTTCCTTGATTACCAAAATTGAGGTGCTAGTTCGATGAAAATTCTTCcaattcttttattttagaTTTGACAACTGACCTTCAGCTCCTTTTactgaaagaagaaaaagaactttTTGTCTACTGCTCAATCAGACCAAAATCAACACCAAACTTGAAACTTGTATGAGTCATTTGAAATAGATGGAACAAAGTAAAGTAAGAACATCTCTATTCCAAAACACAAATCCATTTTACGTGAAAATTCCAGAGCAACAGACTGCAGTAACCAGCCACATAAAGGCTAACAATTTAAAGTTCTGAGCAAGAAAGCCATTAAGATGGTGGATAATTGAGTCCAAGTATAAAGGCAAGAGAAacgaaaagcaaagaaaaagaataaaggaaactaGTTTGTTTTCAGAAAACTAAGGAGAAAGGAAATAAATGAAGAGCAACATAGAGTTAGTTGTTCCAGGTGGCTACTATTTTAAGAATGCAAAGGTGCTTTTAAGGAGTTAACTCAGTACACAATTTACAAAGATGTTGAGCTGCTACCACTAGACCGGTCTCCTATTTTATATTACATAGCACTTTGTTATAAACTGTTTGAGTTGTTGCCATCCCTACCTACATTATTTGACCACTGCATTTGTTAATTCTCATCCGTCTCACTGAAAGAGCCCCGCATTTCACGACATTGAGACATGAATTAAAATCGGAAGGGCACAAGAGCTTCCAGACTAAGCACATACTGAAGTGAGGTTGGGGCATGATCAACTTCGACCTACACTGCACTAACTCTTTTTGATAAATGACATAGATTACAATAGTTACTAGCCAAGGCATACAACATCTACGGCATGCATCGATAAAAATTGTACTGGACGAAAGTTAGCTATAGGATGAAGTTTGCACTGCAAAAGTTGAAACATATATCCAGGGACAGCAGGTTAACGTGGTTCAATTGACAACCCAAAGGCACATCTTTGAGCTTGAACTTTTAAATAAATGCACTTTGAACTACCCACGAGatctatttatgaaaatgataaagAGCATTGACGAAAAATGAATGCACCTCTTTTAACAAAGTTGAATCCGACCAAGAGTTGAAATCCTCTTCAGATTCAATATGAATAGCTGGTTCTTTGGAGTGATTCGATTGTATAGTTTCTCTAAAAAGTGTATTATCCAACATTAACGGCCCCACCTCTTGGCCGCTGCAAATAATGAATGCCAAGGGATAAGACTCCAGCTGTAGGACTGGAGATATAATTGATAGTAAGCAAGCTATACAACCAACTTTCAGATGAGCAATACAGTAGCTATCAGACAGGCAATTTACAAAGAAAGAAATTGCTACATTCTGCTAATAAATCAAATGTTGGTTAATAAATTATAAGATATTTCGGTCTGATGTACTTCAGAAGTAAGAAATAGGAATGACTGCTACAAGCTAAATTTTCTGTCTTGAgaagaatgaatgaaataataCTGCAGATAGACTTTTCAAGAGAAATCTGAAAAGGATAATGTAGTCATGCATATACATTTTCTCTTTAGAAATTTATAAGCGCAAACGATATTGATTAGCTaaatttttgtcttttcttgatTCACAGCCATTAGATGACTAAACAGAAATATTTATGTCAGTAGACATCTGGAAGCATAGAGATCTCATCAAGTAAATAGCATCAGCAGAACATGACATTTTAGTCCAAAAGTAATCTAGATT from Lycium ferocissimum isolate CSIRO_LF1 chromosome 2, AGI_CSIRO_Lferr_CH_V1, whole genome shotgun sequence includes:
- the LOC132036989 gene encoding uncharacterized protein LOC132036989 isoform X3, giving the protein MEEEEDANQRHNKVHVRLPIRGMESVIATVSGYHGTERFNLIKLIDKSGASYVGSMNQSITHLVCWRFEGKKYELAKKFRISIINHKWVENCISEGRRLPEAPYTFQCGQEVGPLMLDNTLFRETIQSNHSKEPAIHIESEEDFNSWSDSTLLKENLFPEMGKHKDRPRRKSNANITNKDHPSSSKYCSDEHSLQGSHRTEIEELNFPSSASLKPKKRSSEFSETSRRSRRLVKKNNYGDPVEIIPCSDKQKSRIPARQEPESSAQFYNLDVEMPEISVNNSHGSCFSCYESEPSRIDLDGIEETEVNRLLSLHVEGASSNLTGNQQEPCPAVDGVQNESDNMCKLSTSTALSCVICWTDFSSSRGALPCGHRFCFSCIQTWANHMVQTKVGCMNSLFPFWCNECDWDILVSCIKLFNVIDQSRFLLLMLI
- the LOC132036989 gene encoding uncharacterized protein LOC132036989 isoform X1 gives rise to the protein MEEEEDANQRHNKVHVRLPIRGMESVIATVSGYHGTERFNLIKLIDKSGASYVGSMNQSITHLVCWRFEGKKYELAKKFRISIINHKWVENCISEGRRLPEAPYTFQCGQEVGPLMLDNTLFRETIQSNHSKEPAIHIESEEDFNSWSDSTLLKENLFPEMGKHKDRPRRKSNANITNKDHPSSSKYCSDEHSLQGSHRTEIEELNFPSSASLKPKKRSSEFSETSRRSRRLVKKNNYGDPVEIIPCSDKQKSRIPARQEPESSAQFYNLDVEMPEISVNNSHGSCFSCYESEPSRIDLDGIEETEVNRLLSLHVEGASSNLTGNQQEPCPAVDGVQNESDNMCKLSTSTALSCVICWTDFSSSRGALPCGHRFCFSCIQTWANHMASSRKVSTCPLCKASFVAIRKVDDAIPADQKIYTQTIPDHNPEMDIYILPVGETPRFPSNSSRTPVCCQCSCREPEDLLVKCHLCETLCIHSYCLDPPLFPWTCMHCKDLQRLYRRSW
- the LOC132036989 gene encoding uncharacterized protein LOC132036989 isoform X2, with the translated sequence MEEEEDANQRHNKVHVRLPIRGMESVIATVSGYHGTERFNLIKLIDKSGASYVGSMNQSITHLVCWRFEGKKYELAKKFRISIINHKWVENCISEGRRLPEAPYTFQCGQEVGPLMLDNTLFRETIQSNHSKEPAIHIESEEDFNSWSDSTLLKENLFPEMGKHKDRPRRKSNANITNKDHPSSSKYCSDEHSLQGSHRTEIEELNFPSSASLKPKKRSSEFSETSRRSRRLVKKNNYGDPVEIIPCSDKQKSRIPARQEPESSAQFYNLDVEMPEISVNNSHGSCFSCYESEPSRIDLDGIEETEVNRLLSLHVEGASSNLTGNQQEPCPAVDGVQNESDNMCKLSTSTALSCVICWTDFSSSRGALPCGHRFCFSCIQTWANHMASSRKVSTCPLCKASFVAIRKVDDAIPADQKIYTQTIPDHNPEMDIYILPVGETPRFPSNVQTKVGCMNSLFPFWCNECDWDILVSCIKLFNVIDQSRFLLLMLI